In Aspergillus flavus chromosome 3, complete sequence, one genomic interval encodes:
- a CDS encoding oxidoreductase, giving the protein MTTQENFPGLPPFPDNIPTAPLTRLSLSKLLAYDELEIDRLMRACCDIGFFYLDLQGTEIGDTLLATADKLFQTGTELFQLPLAEKQKYDFSAQNSYHGYKAQGAMIADKEGNLDRNEFYNVSKDTILNLTPTPHPSPAILTNPKTHTNLQTFTKTSHSITTLLLTHLNKTLHLPDSTLPNLHNLHTQSSDQIRFIRSPPQPPRDPHTASMGEHTDFGSVTILFNRVGGLQVLPAGEDAEWTYVRPLPGHAIVNLGDALVKFTNGLLRSNIHRVVAPPGEQGTCTRYSLVYFARPGDEVVLRRLESDCIPVVEGEDDEGVSSKEWVLRRALGRRGKLGTVDYEKSAGTEMVSRRIRV; this is encoded by the exons ATGACAACCCAAGAGAATTTCCCCGGCCTCCCCCCATTCCCAGACAACATCCCAACAGCGCCTCTGACCCGACTCTCCCTGTCCAAGCTCCTCGCCTATGACGAGCTAGAGATAGACCGACTCATGCGAGCTTGTTGTGATATCGGGTTCTTCTATTTGGACCTGCAAGGCACAGAGATAGGAGATACCCTCCTCGCCACGGCAGATAAACTATTCCAAACAGGCACAGAGCTATTCCAGCTCCCGCTGGCCGAGAAACAGAAATACGATTTCAGTGCCCAAAACTCCTACCATGGGTATAAAGCACAGGGGGCAATGATTGCTGATAAAGAGGGGAATCTGGACAGGAATGAATTTTACAAT GTCTCCAAAGACACAATCCTAAACCTCACACCAACCCCTCACCCATCCCCAGCAATCCTCACCAACCCCAAAACCCATACCAACCTCCAAACCTTCACCAAAACCTCCCACTCCATAACGACCCTCCTCCTAACCCACCTAAACAAAACCCTCCATCTCCCCGATTCCACCCTCCCAAACCTCCACAACCTGCACACCCAAAGCAGCGACCAAATCCGCTTCATCAGATCCCCCCCGCAACCACCCAGAGACCCCCACACAGCATCAATGGGCGAACACACCGACTTCGGCAGCGTAACCATCCTTTTCAACCGAGTGGGCGGGTTGCAGGTTCTCCCTGCGGGCGAAGACGCAGAATGGACGTATGTGAGGCCGTTGCCGGGCCATGCGATTGTGAATCTGGGGGATGCGTTGGTGAAGTTTACGAATGGGTTGTTGAGGTCGAATATTCATCGGGTTGTGGCGCCGCCTGGGGAGCAGGGGACCTGCACGAGGTATAGTCTGGTTTATTTTGCGAGGCCGGGGGATGAGGTTGTGTTGAGGAGGTTGGAGTCGGATTGTATTCCTGTGGTAGAgggggaggatgatgaaggggTTAGTAGTAAGGAGTGGGTTTTGAGGAGGGCgctggggaggaggggaaagtTGGGGACGGTGGATTATGAGAAGTCTGCTGGAACGGAGATGGTGAGTCGGAGGATTCGAgtttga
- a CDS encoding DNA-directed RNA polymerases i, ii, and iii 145 kDa polypeptide: MSDPLLFEDTFTITGVNQQKYDRVSRLTCTSTDHSSTFTLDVNTELYPCTTGESVSMSLASTLSLDGKEDTGSKGWREVGMGEQTLANDYDYVCHGKVYRFEEGTTQGNMAVFISFGGLLLYLEGPYKKLAPLRIDYVYLLLKK; this comes from the exons ATGTCGGACCCGTTGCTTTTCGAAGACACTTTCACCATCACTGGTGTCAACCAGCAGAAATACGATCGCGTTTCTCGCCTGACCTGCACGTCCACTGATCACAGCTCCACCTTCACTCTCGATGTCAACACTGAGCTTTATCCTTGCACGACTGGAGAGTCGGTGTCCATGTCTCTCGCTTCGACCCTTTCCCTAGACGGCAAGGAAGACACTGGCTCGAAGGGCTGGAGAGAGGTCGGCATGGGCGAACAGACCCTGGCAAACGATTACGACTATGTTTGCCATGGAAAGGTCTATCGTTTCGAGGAGGGAACCACCCAAGGGAACAT GGCGGTTTTCATCTCTTTCGGTGGACTTTTGCTCTATCTTGAAGGACCTTACAAGAAGCTGGCGCCCTTGAGGATCGACTATGTGTATCTACTTctgaagaaatga
- a CDS encoding PAXNEB protein superfamily — MSFRKRNIGLSAGVDRASALNSTAQPQQAAAAPETNPGIRPSPDDGRPTTSTGSRSLDNLLAGHGGLPIGKTLLIEENGTTDFAGALLRYYAAEGVVQDQKVHVVGMPEQWGRSLPGLIGPADVADEKPAKRKGERMKIAWRYERLGEFGAGVAGSRAPVATTGDQASSAANGDQAQQPAFCHAFDLTKRLTHPSIANITYIPLARTNEPFFVSIHKRLQASITQSPPNTVHRIIIPSLLNPTLYPPEASQPETILPFLHSLRALMSAPSARVTAMITMPLSLFPRSSGLVRWVELLNDGVIELCPFPHSADALATSGAVTAGEEPPQGVLKTHRLPVLHERGGGSDQNVGQDWAFTLSRRKFEIKPFSLPPAEGDKEAQEGAGSSAMPKKADLEF, encoded by the exons ATGTCCTTTCGTAAAAGAAATATTGGCTTGTCAGCAGGCGTCGATCGCGCCTCTGCTCTCAATTCTACTGCGCAACCGCAGCAAGCCGCAGCCGCCCCAGAAACAAATCCAGGAATCCGACCCTCTCCCGACGATGGGCGTCCGACTACCTCAACTGGTAGCCGGTCGCTGGATAACCTCCTAGCTGGACACGGCGGGCTTCCCATCGGAAAGACTCTTTTAATTGAAGAAAATGGAACTACGGATTTTGCAGGCGCATTGTTACGGTACTATGCGGCGGAAGGTGTCGTACAGGACCAAAAGGTTCACGTTGTCGGAATGCCCGAGCAATGGGGCAGAAGCCTTCCTGGCTTGATAGGTCCTGCGGACGTCGCAGATGAGAAACCGGCCAAGCGAAAGGGAGAGCGCATGAAGATTGCCTGGAGGTATGAGCGTCTGGGGGAGTTCGGGGCCGGGGTCGCCGGGTCAAGAG CGCCCGTCGCAACCACAGGAGACCAAGCTTCGTCCGCAGCCAACGGAGATCAAGCCCAGCAGCCAGCATTTTGCCATGCTTTCGACCTCACCAAACGTCTGACCCACCCATCCATTGCCAATATCACATATATCCCTCTCGCCCGCACAAACGAGcccttcttcgtctcaaTACACAAGCGCCTTCAAGCTTCCATCACCCAAAGTCCCCCCAATACGGTCCACCGTATTATCATACCTTCTTTGTTGAACCCCACGCTCTACCCGCCTGAGGCCAGCCAGCCCGAGACCATTTTGCCGTTTCTCCATTCGCTAAGGGCTTTGATGAGCGCGCCATCTGCTCGTGTCACAGCTATGATCACAATGCCTCTGTCCCTGTTTCCTCGCTCCTCGGGCCTTGTGCGGTGGGTCGAACTTCTGAATGATGGTGTTATCGAGCTCTGTCCTTTCCCCCACTCTGCAGATGCCCTCGCAACCTCAGGCGCTGTAACAGCCGGTGAAGAGCCACCGCAAGGTGTGCTCAAGACCCACCGACTGCCTGTGCTACACGAACGGGGTGGAGGTAGTGATCAGAACGTTGGACAAGACTGGGCGTTCACTCTCAGCAGACGGAAGTTCGAAATTAAGCCTTTCAGTCTGCCGCCGGCCGAAGGAGACAaggaagcccaagaaggcGCGGGTTCAAGCGCAATGCCAAAAAAGGCGGATCTAGAATTCTAA
- a CDS encoding NUDIX hydrolase domain-like protein, whose product MDLSEQGKKLFGKDKLNRFPYYEDNPAFYAAHLKKHHAFKVNGCDAVLGYILNSAVAKFHWPAEHWAVDSTNQTVTLNTAADATPEERSKVMAETLAAEAKRGNFEILKGWRNEKYPVYAPGGKFLLDMERCASPLFGIVSYGVHATCYVEDEQGMQFWVPRRAKTKQTYPSMLDNSVAGGMSTSERPFECLVREAEEEASLPGDVVRATAKSVGCVSYFYVRDSRAGGEVDLLQPEVEYVYDIKLSRDIVPKPSDGEVEEFKLYTVEETKKALANGEFKPNCAVVFIDFFIRHGILTPENEPDYFQILTRMHRRFEFPTASHFAN is encoded by the exons ATGGACCTGTCAGAACAAGGGAAGAAACTCTTCGGAAAGGATAAACTG AACAGATTTCCATATTACGAAGATAACCCCGCATTCTATGCAGCCCACCTGAAGAAGCACCACGCCTTCAAGGTCAATGGTTGCGATGCGGTATTAGGGTATATACTCAACTCGGCCGTGGCCAAGTTCCACTGGCCTGCCGAACACTGGGCGGTGGACTCAACAAACCAGACCGTCACACTGAACACTGCTGCAGATGCAACCCCGGAAGAACGCAGTAAGGTCATGGCTGAGACCCTTGCAGCAGAGGCCAAACGGGGTAATTTTGAGATCCTAAAGGGGTGGCGGAACGAGAAGTACCCCGTCTATGCTCCCGGGGGTAAGTTCTTGCTTGATATGGAACGATGTGCCAGCCCATTGTTTGGCATTGTGTCATATGGTGTACACGCTACCTGTTACGTGGAAGACGAGCAAGGTATGCAATTCTGGGTGCCTAGACGTGCAAAGACCAAGCAGACATACCCTAGCATGCTTGATAATTCTGTGGCCGGAGGAATGAGCACCAGCGAACGTCCCTTTGAATGTCTTGTTCGcgaagcagaggaagagGCATCCCTGCCTGGGGACGTCGTCAGGGCCACTGCCAAGTCAGTAGGTTGTGTCTCGTATTTCTATGTGCGCGACTCTCGGGCCGGAGGCGAAGTCGACCTGCTACAACCAGAGGTAGAGTATGTCTACGACATCAAACTTAGTCGGGACATTGTCCCCAAGCCCAGTGAcggcgaagttgaagaatTCAAGCTGTATACCGTtgaagaaacgaagaaggcTCTAGCAAACGGGGAATTCAAGCCCAATTGCGCAGTCGTCTTCAttgatttcttcatcagACATGGCATCTTGACCCCTGAGAATGAACCCGACTATTTCCAGATCCTGACAAGGATGCACCGCCGCTTTGAATTCCCAACAGCATCGCATTTCGCAAACTGA
- a CDS encoding tRNA-splicing endonuclease subunit sen34 translates to MTTEPTLPIPVSYIAGNYYLFSIDAVTYLRREHHICGVLIGTLPQIPQQNVFLGLPLELMPEEARLLVEKGVACIVDEVKVQNQGMKALMEEDRKKYLRELESQGLQAMRLQASRKEQQREKTLKKLEEKKAKAAKSKKSSEDPEQAPAVADAPKDDPLVDLFADSQPSSHSQTTSRRTSTTVAPENAMGITPATARPPLPAEPSSEQLLPMPQVPSSYPLFAHLHAEGYFLSPGLRFGCQYLAYPGDPLRFHSHFLVVSAEWDEELDLMDIIAGGRLGTGVKKGFMIGGAEKKDNTADEESVRTFSIEWAGM, encoded by the coding sequence ATGACTACGGAGCCCACCCTTCCCATCCCGGTCTCGTATATCGCGGGTAACTACTATCTTTTCTCTATTGATGCCGTCACGTATTTGAGACGGGAGCATCACATCTGTGGTGTCCTGATTGGCACTCTGCCGCAAATCCCACAACAAAATGTCTTTCTGGGATTGCCGCTGGAGCTGATGCCGGAGGAGGCGAGGCTGCTGGTGGAGAAAGGTGTAGCTTGCATTGTAGACGAGGTAAAAGTTCAGAACCAAGGCATGAAAGCCCTCATGGAGGAAGATCGCAAGAAGTATCTCCGTGAGCTAGAATCCCAAGGCCTTCAAGCTATGCGGCTGCAAGCCAGCCGGAAGGAGcaacagagagagaaaacattaaaaaaactagaagaaaagaaagccaaagctgccaaatcaaagaaatcCTCTGAGGATCCTGAACAAGCACCTGCTGTCGCTGATGCGCCTAAGGATGACCCATTGGTGGACCTCTTCGCAGACAGCCAACCGTCAAGCCATAGTCAAACCACTTCTCGACGTACCTCCACGACTGTCGCCCCCGAGAATGCCATGGGCATCACGCCCGCAACGGCCCGTCCGCCTCTCCCAGCTGAGCCCTCTTCTGAGCAGCTGCTGCCGATGCCTCAGGTCCCTTCGTCTTATCCTTTGTTCGCTCATCTTCATGCCGAGGGTTACTTCCTGTCCCCGGGTCTTCGATTTGGCTGCCAGTACCTTGCCTACCCGGGGGATCCCTTGCGATTCCACTCTCATTTCTTGGTTGTCTCTGCCGAGTGGGACGAAGAGCTCGACTTGATGGACATTATCGCTGGAGGTCGATTGGGTACTGGCGTGAAGAAGGGGTTCATGATTGGAGGTgctgaaaagaaggataatACTGCCGATGAAGAGAGTGTGAGGACTTTCAGCATCGAATGGGCAGGAATGTGA
- a CDS encoding MFS multidrug transporter: MHENPQPSRVGVDESTPLLKNGQSHANYSSDHCNNALETGDSSTPYISDDEEPVITLSRVTSINQGLEIEPNLERIPSAGTTTKKAAIDPEGKSPSESTGYASRFINVSPTRFWLIFGGVQMGYIIGFFDSTLMASSHPVITSHFHASNSASWLSTAFLLTSTAFLPLFGRVSDTFGRKPVYLFAIAVFFLTTAWCGMAQSIGSFIAARAFCGLGAGGVFSMGMILSSDLVRIEYRGVYQSYINLCLGVGGCLGLAFGGFLCDHVGWRGAFFVQLPFIFVYFLVAAWTTPADLGLKKAKAERMTFLQLLRNIDLVGSFILVVAVTSLIMGLNLGGNVLSWSHPLVISSLVLSLILAVIFVRYERTVERAVMPISLLSKQPCANLIFGNFFGSIAVNTMFFNAPLYFQAVKLASPTDSGLRLVASTLAVTASSVSTGFIITWTKRLKPTVIIGDVCLLLGGLAASTLGMGTPDVVAMLCVSLASFGQGFSFPSLMVSVLATSDPNEQAVATTTLGLWRNLGSVMGVATSSWIFQNSLVYQLEEMVTGPEKESIILLVRKSVQAIVKLDPVHQEQVVGAYAAALRLTFFSAALWGALMLLMHWRVRLPRLGSKA; the protein is encoded by the exons ATGCATGAAAATCCGCAACCATCACGCGTTGGCGTCGATGAGTCAACTCCTCTTCTCAAAAATGGACAATCTCATGCAAACTACTCCAGTGACCATTGCAACAATGCGCTAGAGACGGGTGATTCATCCACACCCTACATTTCGGACGATGAGGAACCTGTGATCACCCTCTCTAGAGTCACTTCCATAAACCAGGGGCTGGAAATCGAACCGAATCTCGAAAGGATTCCTTCGGCTGGGACAACCACCAAGAAAGCAGCGATAGATCCCGAAGGCAAGTCTCCGAGTGAATCCACCGGCTATGCCTCTCGATTTATCAATGTCTCTCCGACGAGGTTTTGGCTAATCTTCGGCGGGGTGCAAATGGGATACATTattggtttctttgactCGACTTTAATGGCGTCAAGTCATCCCGTGATAACATCCCATTTCCATGCCTCCAACTCCGCATCGTGGCTGTCCACAGCCTTCCTTCTCACCTCAACCGCTTTCCTTCCTTTGTTCGGTCGCGTATCCGACACCTTTGGGAGGAAGCCGGTATATCTTTTCGCCATtgctgtcttcttcctcaccaCCGCCTGGTGTGGTATGGCCCAGAGTATCGGGAGCTTTATAGCGGCTCGAGCCTTCTGCGGACTTGGAGCCGGGGGCGTTTTCTCCATGGGTATGATTCTGTCGAGCGATTTGGTCCGCATTGAATATCGCGGGGTTTACCAGTCATACATCAATCTGTGTCTGGGCGTGGGAGGCTGCCTAGGATTGGCATTTGGCGGGTTTCTCTGTGACCACGTAGGATGGAGAGGTGCGTTCTTCGTGCAGCTGCCCTTCATTTTCGTTTATTTCCTCGTGGCAGCTTGGACTACCCCTGCCGATTTGGGCctgaagaaggcgaaggcggAACGGATGACTTTCTTGCAGCTGCTCAGGAACATTGACCTGGTGGGCTCGTTCATCTTGGTTGTCGCTGTGACCTCGTTGATTATGGGTCTGAATTTGGGCGGTAATGTGCTCAGCTGGTCTCATCCCCTGGTCATCTCGTCTTTGGTGTTATCTCTCATCTTAGCTGTGATCTTCGTACGATATGAGCGGACCGTGGAGCGGGCCGTGATGCCGATATCGCTCCTGTCCAAGCAGCCCTGCGCCAACCTCATTTTTGGTAACTTCTTTGGATCCATTGCCGTCAACACAATGTTTTTCAATGCTCCGTTGTATTTCCAGGCCGTCAAACTCGCTAGTCCAACTGACTCGGGTCTCAGACTGGTAGCGTCCACCCTCGCTGTGACGGCTTCGAGCGTTTCGACCGGTTTCATCATCACATGGACGAAGCGACTAAAGCCAACCGTCATCATTGGTGACGTTTGTCTCCTGTTGGGAGGCCTCGCAGCATCCACCCTTGGTATGGGCACCCCTGATGTAGTTGCCATGTTGTGTGTTTCGCTCGCAAGCTTTGGACAGGGGTTCAGTTTTCCTTCGTTGATGGTCTCCGTTCTCGCCACCAGTGACCCGAATGAACAGGCCGTGGCTACCACGACTTTGGGCCTGTGGAGAAACCTGGGCTCGGTGATGGGTGTAGCGACAAGCAGTTGGATATTCCAGAACTCCCTTGTGTACCAGCTTGAAGAAATGGTTACAGGGcccgaaaaggaaagtaTAATCCTTCTCGTTCGCAAATCAGTCCAGGCTATCGTGAAACTGGACCCAGTCCACCAAGAACAGG TTGTGGGCGCGTATGCGGCAGCGCTCCGTctgaccttcttctccgcagcTCTGTGGGGTGCGCTCATGCTTCTGATGCACTGGCGCGTTCGACTGCCCCGACTGGGTAGTAAGGCTTGA
- a CDS encoding putative ribonuclease P complex subunit Pop4 (unnamed protein product) translates to MTAPKPHIAQTLLSRAHSPDTASQLFKERIKQKPLYLRPTSPTPEDNRDRRRRHRLQKKAYFLRKQKPRPLSAREKRVSGIYDLPKEECKHAIFKGLHAMWVEYMRDVLDIGGRKAEEVNVTALSHGSKLVSADFHGAEVEVVRSRCAGRVGVRGIVVRDTKFTFVVVTEGDEVKTLPKEQTIFRFRVPLSAPRQDEMDVTEDAGANAGSSARKELTFELHGSQFLNRPVDRANKKFKWRNVDYL, encoded by the exons ATGACCGCCCCAAAACCGCATATCGCCCAAACGCTCCTCTCCCGCGCACACTCCCCCGATACAGCATCCCAACTCTTCAAAGAACGCATAAAACAGAAACCCCTCTACCTACGCCCAACATCACCCACACCCGAAGACAACCGCGACCGACGCCGTCGCCACCGTCTCCAGAAGAAAGCCTACTTCCTCCGCAAACAGAAGCCGCGGCCCTTGTCTGCGCGCGAGAAGCGCGTCTCTGGGATCTACGACCTGCCGAAGGAGGAGTGCAAGCATGCGATTTTCAAGGGGCTGCATGCCATGTGGGTGGAGTATATGCGGGACGTGTTGGATATTGGGGGGCGCAAGGCGGAGGAGGTTAATGTGACGGCTTTGTCGCATGGGAGTAAACTGGTTAGTGCTGATTTCCATGgggcggaggtggaggttgTTAGGAGTCGGTGTGCGGGGAGGGTTGGGGTTAGGGGGATTGTGGTTCGGGATACGAAGTTTACTTTTGTGGTTGTTACTGAAGGGGATGAGGTTAAGA CTTTGCCGAAGGAGCAGACGATTTTTCGATTTCGGGTGCCGCTATCTGCGCCTCGTCAGGATGAGATGGATGTGACGGAGGACGCGGGTGCAAATGCCGGCTCCAGTGCTAGGAAGGAGCTTACGTTCGAGCTTCATGGGAGTCAGTTCCTGAATCGGCCGGTTGATCGTGCAAACAAGAAGTTCAAGTGGCGCAATGTGGACTATCTTTGA